One region of Synechococcus sp. UW69 genomic DNA includes:
- the moeB gene encoding molybdopterin-synthase adenylyltransferase MoeB has protein sequence MQDRSMLSADERGRYARHLILPEVGPAGQLRLKSASVLCVGSGGLGSPLLLYLAAAGVGRIGIVDGDVVELSNLQRQVIHSSSGVGRSKARSAAARIHELNPHCQVDVHEHMLDLDNALDLIGAYDLVCDGTDNFPSRYLINDACVLLGKPLVYGSVQRFDGQVSVFNRTPMSPNYRDLLPEPPPPESVPSCSEAGVMGVMPGLIGLLQATEAIKLITEIGECLDGRLLVVDALAMRFRELTLRVDPDRPKIESLIDYREFCRPASSEMESINVTELKALLDSAPGEIVLVDVRNPAEAEVASIEGSHLVPLASLESGEAIDLVRSLAEGRRLLVHCKLGGRSARAVELLGQQGIAATNVTGGIDAWSQQVDPAVPRY, from the coding sequence ATGCAGGACCGATCGATGCTGAGTGCTGATGAGCGGGGTCGCTATGCCCGCCATCTGATCCTTCCCGAGGTTGGCCCGGCAGGCCAGCTCCGGCTGAAATCTGCGTCTGTGCTTTGTGTTGGCAGCGGTGGGCTGGGATCTCCTCTGCTGCTTTATCTGGCTGCGGCAGGCGTTGGCCGCATCGGAATCGTGGATGGTGATGTGGTGGAGCTCTCCAATCTTCAGCGTCAGGTGATCCACAGCTCAAGTGGGGTTGGTCGTTCCAAGGCTCGGTCGGCAGCAGCTCGAATCCATGAGCTCAACCCCCACTGCCAGGTCGATGTGCACGAACACATGCTTGATCTGGACAACGCCTTGGATCTCATCGGTGCCTATGACCTGGTGTGTGACGGCACGGATAACTTCCCCAGTCGCTATCTGATCAACGACGCCTGCGTGTTGCTTGGCAAGCCACTTGTTTATGGATCCGTGCAGCGCTTTGACGGCCAGGTCAGCGTGTTCAATCGCACGCCGATGAGCCCTAACTACCGCGATTTGCTCCCAGAACCTCCCCCGCCTGAGTCTGTTCCGTCTTGTTCAGAGGCTGGGGTGATGGGCGTGATGCCGGGGCTGATCGGTCTGCTTCAGGCCACGGAAGCGATCAAGCTGATCACCGAGATCGGTGAATGCCTGGATGGTCGGCTGCTGGTGGTGGATGCCCTGGCGATGCGCTTTCGGGAACTCACCCTCCGCGTTGATCCCGATCGCCCGAAGATTGAAAGCCTGATTGACTATCGCGAGTTCTGCCGTCCGGCGTCATCGGAGATGGAATCCATCAATGTCACGGAGCTGAAGGCCTTGCTCGACTCCGCCCCAGGCGAGATTGTGCTTGTCGATGTGCGTAATCCTGCTGAGGCAGAGGTGGCTTCGATTGAAGGAAGCCACTTGGTTCCTTTGGCCTCCCTGGAGAGTGGAGAGGCGATCGATCTCGTGCGTTCCTTGGCGGAGGGACGGCGCCTTTTGGTGCACTGCAAGCTGGGGGGGCGCTCTGCACGTGCTGTTGAGCTGCTGGGGCAGCAGGGCATCGCGGCCACGAATGTGACCGGTGGAATTGATGCCTGGTCGCAGCAGGTGGATCCTGCGGTTCCCCGCTACTGA
- a CDS encoding fructosamine kinase family protein, with protein MNSELRRDLTAEDGPLAGAVITDVSPVGGGCIHQAWKLRLRDGQVLFAKSGGASALPLFEVEAEALEALHAQADASFLVVPQPIALAALPHGAVLLLPWLDCGGNDQTALGRGLALLHQSSMASSPARFGWHRDGFIGAGPQPGGWRDDWGSAFVELRLRPQLEALDGLNQASIDLDPLLYRLAEHLNEHQPRPALVHGDLWGGNAASLADGRGSIFDPASWWADREVDLAMTQLFGGFGEEFRSAYRTVLHEVPGADGRVEIYNLYHLLNHANLFGGAYINQCRASLGDLARRL; from the coding sequence ATGAACAGCGAACTGCGCCGGGATCTCACCGCGGAAGATGGCCCGTTGGCGGGGGCTGTCATCACGGATGTCTCCCCCGTCGGGGGTGGTTGCATTCATCAGGCCTGGAAACTGCGCCTCCGTGATGGTCAGGTGTTGTTTGCCAAAAGCGGTGGCGCTAGCGCGCTGCCCCTGTTTGAAGTGGAGGCGGAGGCCCTTGAGGCCTTGCATGCCCAAGCCGATGCCTCGTTCTTGGTTGTGCCCCAGCCCATCGCTCTGGCGGCACTGCCCCATGGTGCGGTGCTGCTGTTGCCCTGGTTGGATTGCGGTGGCAACGACCAAACAGCCCTCGGCCGGGGTTTGGCACTGCTTCATCAGTCGTCGATGGCTTCTAGCCCAGCTCGTTTCGGCTGGCACCGTGACGGCTTCATCGGCGCTGGACCTCAACCGGGGGGGTGGCGCGATGACTGGGGATCGGCCTTCGTGGAGTTGAGGCTGCGCCCGCAGCTCGAGGCCCTTGATGGGTTGAATCAAGCTTCAATCGACTTGGACCCGTTGTTGTATCGCCTTGCAGAGCACCTGAATGAGCATCAACCGCGTCCTGCGTTGGTGCATGGCGATCTATGGGGTGGGAATGCCGCCAGCCTCGCGGATGGACGGGGAAGCATTTTTGATCCCGCCAGTTGGTGGGCTGATAGGGAAGTCGATCTGGCCATGACCCAACTGTTCGGCGGCTTCGGGGAAGAGTTCCGATCTGCCTATCGGACAGTCCTTCATGAGGTTCCAGGCGCTGACGGTCGGGTGGAGATCTACAACCTGTACCACCTGCTCAACCACGCCAATTTGTTTGGGGGCGCTTACATCAACCAATGTCGAGCCAGTCTTGGCGATCTGGCTCGACGGCTTTGA
- a CDS encoding N-acetyltransferase — translation MLSFLQQPSIPPLPQGTRLETSTPPTSEQLNTLLMSCGESTHPEERWELALQRSLWQISILDESNGELIGFVRATSDLALNANLWNLAAKPGPNQAILFAVLVHRALQILRRDLPGCSLSISAPADALQALKEQGFLIDPNGIRAMGLSLS, via the coding sequence GTGCTGTCGTTCCTTCAACAACCCTCGATTCCACCGTTGCCCCAGGGCACGCGACTTGAGACATCGACCCCTCCAACGTCTGAACAGCTCAACACCCTTCTGATGTCCTGTGGGGAATCAACCCACCCTGAAGAACGCTGGGAGCTCGCGCTTCAGCGCAGTCTGTGGCAAATCAGCATCCTGGATGAGTCGAATGGGGAACTGATTGGATTTGTGCGGGCCACCAGTGATCTAGCCCTCAACGCCAATCTTTGGAATTTGGCAGCGAAACCGGGGCCAAACCAAGCGATCCTCTTCGCTGTTCTGGTGCATCGTGCCCTGCAAATCCTGCGTCGGGATCTACCAGGCTGCAGCCTTTCGATCTCGGCACCAGCAGATGCCCTGCAGGCTCTCAAAGAGCAAGGTTTTCTGATTGATCCCAATGGCATCCGAGCCATGGGACTCAGCCTGAGCTGA
- the larE gene encoding ATP-dependent sacrificial sulfur transferase LarE yields MFRLQEPLADREQQQLAELRQWMDAQSALCVAYSGGVDSTLVAAIAYEAKGSSALAVTGVSPALAPHLLREARDQAAWIGIQHRECPTAELSDPDYSSNPVDRCFACKRELHHHLQPIAAEAGDALVIDGVNLDDLGDHRPGIEAAQQAGVRSPLAELSIDKAAIRLLSRALGFPWWDKPAQPCLASRFPYGESISAERLKRVGQAEAWLIARGFSTVRVRSHGLAARIEVPSEQIRAVFALAESEPLVETFRSLGFTSVNLDLEGLVSGKLNRR; encoded by the coding sequence ATGTTTCGGTTGCAGGAGCCTTTGGCGGATCGTGAGCAGCAGCAGCTGGCTGAATTGCGGCAATGGATGGATGCGCAGTCCGCACTGTGTGTGGCCTATTCCGGTGGGGTCGATAGCACCCTGGTGGCGGCAATCGCCTATGAAGCCAAGGGCAGTTCAGCCTTGGCGGTAACGGGCGTATCTCCGGCATTGGCTCCTCATCTGTTGCGGGAGGCGCGTGACCAGGCTGCCTGGATCGGCATTCAGCATCGGGAGTGTCCTACGGCCGAGTTGAGCGACCCCGACTACAGCAGTAACCCCGTCGATCGATGCTTTGCCTGCAAGCGCGAATTGCATCACCATCTCCAGCCCATTGCCGCGGAGGCGGGCGATGCGTTGGTGATTGATGGCGTCAATCTCGATGACCTGGGTGATCATCGCCCTGGTATCGAGGCCGCCCAACAGGCTGGGGTTCGCTCCCCCCTGGCTGAATTGTCGATCGACAAAGCAGCGATCCGTCTGCTGTCTCGGGCCCTCGGTTTCCCCTGGTGGGACAAACCAGCGCAGCCTTGCTTGGCGTCTCGCTTCCCCTACGGCGAAAGCATCAGTGCTGAACGGCTGAAGCGGGTTGGCCAGGCGGAAGCCTGGTTGATCGCCAGGGGTTTCAGCACAGTCCGTGTGCGATCCCATGGTCTCGCTGCGCGCATTGAGGTGCCCAGTGAACAGATTCGCGCTGTGTTTGCGCTCGCGGAGAGCGAACCTCTGGTCGAAACCTTTCGCTCCCTTGGGTTCACCTCCGTCAACCTGGATCTCGAAGGTCTCGTCAGCGGCAAGTTGAATCGCCGCTGA
- a CDS encoding CAAD domain-containing protein yields the protein MSDAPTEVKDADTTVTTPVDGPAQEDTTSFAERYSDVLGKVNDTLDQVDWSQMGRIGKIVGIFAAVIIAQILIKGILDTINLLPIVPGLLELLGVVVVGQWSWQNLTTSDKRNALVQRVQTLRQEYLG from the coding sequence ATGAGTGACGCCCCCACTGAAGTCAAGGATGCCGACACAACCGTGACGACACCCGTCGACGGTCCTGCTCAGGAAGACACCACCTCCTTTGCTGAGCGCTACAGCGACGTTCTGGGCAAGGTGAACGACACCCTTGACCAGGTCGACTGGAGTCAGATGGGACGCATCGGCAAGATCGTTGGCATCTTTGCCGCTGTCATCATTGCCCAGATTCTGATCAAGGGCATCCTGGACACGATCAATCTCCTACCGATCGTTCCAGGGCTGCTTGAACTGCTCGGCGTGGTCGTGGTCGGCCAATGGAGCTGGCAGAACCTGACCACCAGCGACAAGCGCAACGCCCTGGTTCAGCGTGTTCAAACACTCCGACAGGAGTACCTGGGCTGA
- a CDS encoding M67 family metallopeptidase, translating into MSFAISAEGIGETRYTPSVLQIDYRCHTDLCCTLLAPHPEEGCALLLGERVSPGLLRLQTAWPCCNVWGRGGSEQQPVIGRRRRFLVDPREQLAAQRWARARHQRCLGVAHSHPASPAVPSHHDRLWGETEGLMLILSASVGLRAWWLHGDRTVDEIPIQLWDTHNHAGPIDAEC; encoded by the coding sequence ATGTCATTCGCTATTTCAGCTGAGGGTATCGGTGAGACGCGATATACGCCATCCGTGCTGCAAATTGATTACCGATGCCACACGGATCTGTGCTGCACGCTGCTGGCACCTCACCCCGAGGAGGGTTGTGCATTGCTGCTTGGCGAACGGGTCTCGCCAGGGCTCTTGAGACTTCAAACGGCCTGGCCCTGTTGCAATGTTTGGGGGCGAGGAGGATCAGAGCAGCAGCCCGTCATCGGCCGCCGCCGCAGATTTCTGGTGGACCCCAGAGAACAGCTTGCAGCGCAGCGTTGGGCTCGTGCACGCCATCAACGTTGTCTTGGCGTGGCCCACTCCCATCCGGCTTCCCCAGCAGTGCCATCGCATCACGATCGGCTTTGGGGAGAGACTGAAGGTCTGATGCTGATTCTTTCGGCTTCGGTTGGGTTGCGTGCCTGGTGGCTGCATGGCGACCGCACCGTGGATGAAATTCCCATCCAGCTTTGGGACACTCACAACCATGCAGGACCGATCGATGCTGAGTGCTGA
- the crtD gene encoding C-3',4' desaturase CrtD, which produces MSDSSVIVVGGGIAGLTAAALLARDGVDVTLLEAHQQPGGCAGTFRRGPWVFDVGATQVAGLEPGGSHARLLKHLDMPLPTAELLDPGCVVDLGDGSPPIPLWHDPEAWAAEREHQFPGSKPFWSLCHQLHSSNWQFANQDPVVTPRSLWDLGTLLRALRPATLASGLFTGLTIADLLQLCRCGDDPRLRRFLDLQLKLYSQEPADRTAALYGATVLQMAQAPLGLWHLEGSMQVLSDQLVAAIKRDGGNVLLKHRVTKMQPCSSGWQVHVTTAGDEHKQLNSRDVVCSLPPQCLLKLIDLNQLPKGYRRRLENLHEPSGALVLYGAVSRDALPDPCPGHLQRGCASPGSLFVSVSRDGDGRAPRGQATLIASVFTPTGDWCRLPEPDYQQRKQEMMTLIQAELNSWLNLREDAWLHAELATPRGFAGWTGRPNGMVGGLGQHPSRFGPFGLAGRTPMPGFWLCGDSLHPGEGTAGVSLSALNACRQLMAERGQPLSFRS; this is translated from the coding sequence GTGAGCGATTCCAGCGTGATCGTGGTGGGTGGTGGAATCGCTGGCTTAACGGCAGCGGCACTGCTGGCCCGCGATGGCGTCGACGTCACGTTGCTGGAAGCGCATCAACAACCGGGGGGATGTGCCGGAACGTTCCGGCGTGGTCCATGGGTGTTCGATGTTGGGGCGACCCAGGTCGCTGGGCTAGAGCCCGGGGGCAGTCATGCACGACTGCTGAAGCATCTGGACATGCCTCTGCCCACGGCAGAGCTTCTGGACCCAGGTTGTGTGGTCGACCTGGGCGATGGCTCGCCCCCCATTCCCCTTTGGCATGACCCGGAAGCGTGGGCCGCTGAACGGGAGCATCAGTTTCCTGGCAGCAAACCTTTCTGGAGCCTTTGCCATCAGTTGCATTCGAGCAACTGGCAGTTCGCCAATCAGGACCCCGTGGTGACTCCACGATCCCTCTGGGATCTCGGCACGTTGCTACGGGCCCTGCGGCCCGCAACGCTGGCATCGGGACTGTTCACAGGTCTGACCATCGCCGATCTGTTGCAGCTGTGTAGATGCGGTGACGATCCACGGCTGCGGCGCTTTCTCGACCTCCAGCTGAAGCTGTACTCACAGGAGCCGGCCGATCGCACGGCGGCGCTGTACGGCGCAACCGTCCTACAGATGGCCCAAGCACCTCTCGGGCTCTGGCATCTGGAGGGGTCGATGCAGGTGCTGAGCGACCAGCTGGTGGCCGCCATTAAGCGCGACGGCGGGAACGTGCTTTTGAAGCATCGGGTTACCAAAATGCAGCCCTGCTCATCCGGTTGGCAAGTGCATGTCACCACGGCCGGAGACGAGCACAAACAACTCAACAGTCGCGATGTGGTCTGCAGCCTTCCCCCCCAGTGCCTGCTGAAACTGATCGATCTGAATCAGCTGCCCAAGGGATATCGAAGGCGACTAGAAAACCTGCATGAACCGAGTGGTGCACTGGTTCTCTACGGAGCGGTATCTCGTGATGCCCTGCCCGATCCCTGCCCAGGCCATCTCCAGCGCGGCTGCGCATCCCCAGGATCCCTATTTGTCTCTGTCAGCCGCGACGGCGACGGGCGCGCGCCCCGGGGACAGGCCACCTTGATCGCCAGCGTGTTCACTCCAACGGGTGACTGGTGCCGCTTGCCGGAGCCGGACTATCAGCAGCGAAAGCAAGAAATGATGACCCTGATCCAAGCAGAACTGAACAGCTGGCTCAACCTTCGGGAGGATGCCTGGTTGCACGCTGAGCTGGCAACGCCGCGGGGCTTCGCCGGCTGGACGGGTCGTCCCAATGGAATGGTGGGGGGACTCGGGCAGCATCCCAGCCGGTTTGGCCCCTTTGGCCTGGCAGGACGAACGCCCATGCCCGGTTTTTGGCTCTGCGGCGACAGCCTTCACCCAGGCGAGGGAACAGCAGGGGTCAGCCTGTCTGCCCTGAATGCCTGCCGTCAGCTCATGGCGGAACGGGGACAGCCCCTCAGCTTTCGGAGCTGA
- the speD gene encoding adenosylmethionine decarboxylase has translation MEQTLSELHPNPGWGATEIHATDMVGKHCILELYDCDPNRLDDEAFIRTTITSAAKGAGATLLNLITHQFQPQGVTGLALLAESHISIHTWPESGYAAVDVFTCGDHTMPEQACAILCTELQAKRHALKSFLRETPAAIATGVREPVETPTQLPS, from the coding sequence ATGGAGCAGACCCTCTCTGAACTGCATCCCAACCCGGGATGGGGTGCAACTGAGATTCATGCCACCGACATGGTCGGTAAACACTGCATTCTCGAGCTCTACGACTGCGATCCAAACCGACTCGACGACGAAGCCTTTATCCGCACAACGATCACCTCAGCAGCCAAAGGCGCTGGTGCAACGCTGCTGAACCTGATCACCCATCAATTCCAGCCCCAGGGGGTCACGGGTCTGGCCCTGCTGGCGGAATCCCACATATCCATCCACACCTGGCCGGAATCCGGCTACGCAGCCGTTGATGTGTTCACCTGTGGTGACCACACCATGCCGGAGCAGGCCTGCGCGATTCTCTGCACGGAGCTTCAAGCGAAACGCCATGCGCTGAAAAGCTTTCTGCGCGAAACGCCTGCAGCCATTGCCACTGGGGTGAGAGAACCCGTGGAGACACCGACCCAGCTCCCCAGCTGA
- the recF gene encoding DNA replication/repair protein RecF has protein sequence MQGFRNHTVLQLELTQPRLLVIGPNGIGKSNLLEAVELLGSLRSHRCSNDRDLIQWDRPQALIRADVGDGDRLELELRRQGGRQAKRNGKLLDRQLDLIGPLRCIGFSALDLDLVRGEPGLRRQWLDRVVLQLEPVYADLMARLNRLLRQRSQLWRQRQTPSAERHALLDAFDVQMALVSTRIHRRRQRALQRLEPIAQRWQAHLSGGTEALELQYKPGSRLDGEDAEEPWRLAIEEQLREQREDEERLGNCRVGPHRDEIALLLGGSPARRFGSAGQQRSLVLGLKLAELELVTQLCGEPPLLLLDDVLAELDPTRQQLLLEAVGESHQCLVSATHLEGFGGGWQQQAQILGARDLRPDLDIR, from the coding sequence CTGCAGGGCTTCCGGAACCACACCGTTCTGCAGCTTGAACTGACGCAGCCGCGCTTGCTGGTGATCGGACCCAACGGAATTGGCAAGTCCAACCTGCTCGAGGCGGTTGAGTTACTGGGCAGCCTGCGCTCCCATCGCTGCAGCAATGATCGGGACCTCATCCAGTGGGACAGACCCCAGGCCCTGATCCGTGCCGACGTGGGGGATGGTGATCGTCTGGAACTGGAACTTCGTCGCCAGGGAGGGCGTCAGGCCAAGCGGAACGGAAAGTTGCTGGATCGGCAGCTGGACCTGATTGGTCCGCTGCGCTGCATCGGCTTCAGCGCCCTGGATCTTGATTTGGTGCGAGGCGAACCCGGCCTGCGCCGGCAGTGGCTTGACCGCGTCGTGCTGCAGCTCGAACCGGTCTATGCCGATCTGATGGCACGGCTCAACCGGTTGTTGCGACAGCGCAGCCAGCTTTGGCGCCAGAGACAGACCCCCAGCGCCGAACGCCATGCGCTGCTCGACGCTTTTGACGTCCAGATGGCGCTGGTCAGCACCAGAATTCACCGGCGGCGTCAACGGGCCCTGCAACGGCTGGAACCAATTGCCCAGCGCTGGCAGGCCCACCTCAGCGGTGGGACAGAAGCTCTGGAATTGCAATACAAACCAGGCAGCCGACTCGACGGAGAAGACGCCGAAGAACCATGGCGACTCGCCATTGAGGAGCAACTGCGCGAGCAGCGGGAAGACGAGGAACGCCTCGGCAACTGCCGCGTGGGGCCACACCGGGATGAAATCGCCCTGCTCCTGGGCGGCAGCCCAGCACGACGGTTTGGATCCGCTGGACAGCAGCGGTCGCTGGTGCTGGGGCTGAAGCTGGCTGAACTGGAGTTGGTGACCCAGTTGTGCGGAGAGCCACCGCTGCTGCTTCTCGATGATGTGCTCGCCGAACTGGATCCAACCCGACAGCAGCTCTTGCTCGAAGCCGTGGGCGAATCGCATCAATGCCTGGTGAGCGCCACCCACCTCGAAGGCTTTGGCGGCGGCTGGCAGCAGCAGGCCCAAATTCTCGGAGCAAGAGACCTGAGACCAGACCTGGACATCAGATAG
- a CDS encoding cob(I)yrinic acid a,c-diamide adenosyltransferase, with protein MPQSIGIVTAADSRERSHGQLHIYDGEGKGKSQAALGVVLRTIGLGICEQRQTRVLLLRFLKGPGRAYDEDAAIEALQQGFPHLIDHLRTGRADHFTAEEATRFDREEAQRGWVIAKGAIASALYSVVVLDELNPVLDLGLLDLEDVVRTLSNRPEGMEIIVTGRAAPAPLVREADLHSEMRAHRRPGMNDNRVVPLNVSSGIEIYTGEGKGKSTSALGKGLQAIGRGISQDKSHRVLILQWLKGGSGYTEDAAIAALRESYPHLVDHLRSGRDAIVWRGQQEPIDYVEAERAWEIARAAISSGLYKTVILDELNPTVDLELLPVEPILQTLLRKPAETEVIITGRCKNPPAYFDLASIHSEMVCHKHYAEQGVDLKRGVDY; from the coding sequence ATGCCTCAAAGCATCGGCATCGTCACCGCAGCGGACAGTCGCGAGCGCAGCCATGGACAGCTGCACATTTATGACGGCGAGGGCAAGGGCAAAAGCCAAGCCGCCCTTGGGGTTGTGCTGCGCACCATCGGACTCGGCATCTGCGAGCAGCGGCAGACCCGTGTGCTGCTGCTGCGCTTCCTCAAGGGTCCCGGCCGTGCCTACGACGAGGATGCGGCCATTGAGGCCTTGCAGCAGGGCTTCCCACACCTGATCGACCACCTACGCACCGGAAGGGCCGACCACTTCACGGCGGAGGAAGCCACCCGCTTCGACCGAGAGGAAGCGCAGCGGGGGTGGGTGATCGCCAAAGGCGCGATCGCTAGTGCCCTCTACTCGGTGGTGGTGCTTGACGAACTCAATCCTGTGCTGGACCTCGGCCTGCTGGATCTTGAGGATGTGGTCCGCACCCTCAGCAACCGGCCGGAGGGGATGGAAATCATCGTCACCGGTCGGGCCGCACCTGCCCCATTGGTGCGTGAAGCCGACCTCCACTCCGAGATGCGGGCCCATCGCCGTCCGGGCATGAACGACAACCGGGTCGTGCCTCTCAATGTGAGCAGCGGCATCGAGATCTACACCGGGGAAGGCAAAGGCAAATCGACCAGTGCGCTCGGGAAGGGCCTGCAGGCCATCGGTCGGGGCATCAGCCAAGACAAGAGCCATCGGGTCTTGATCCTGCAGTGGCTGAAAGGCGGGAGCGGCTACACCGAAGACGCGGCGATCGCCGCCCTTCGCGAGAGTTATCCCCATCTGGTGGACCACCTCCGCTCCGGCCGTGATGCGATCGTCTGGCGGGGCCAGCAGGAACCGATTGACTACGTGGAAGCCGAGCGGGCCTGGGAGATCGCAAGGGCAGCTATCTCAAGTGGCCTCTACAAGACCGTGATCCTCGATGAGTTGAACCCCACGGTGGACTTAGAGCTGCTGCCGGTCGAACCGATCCTGCAGACACTGCTCCGCAAACCGGCCGAAACCGAAGTGATCATCACGGGGCGCTGCAAAAACCCTCCCGCCTATTTCGATCTAGCGAGCATCCATTCGGAGATGGTGTGCCACAAGCACTACGCCGAACAGGGTGTCGATCTCAAGCGAGGGGTGGATTACTAA